Below is a genomic region from Phycisphaerae bacterium.
CTTGATGTTACAGCCGATGCTCGGCCGCTGCTGGTCCTCCGGGATCGTCCGGCCTTCCAGCGCGGCATCCAGGGCCATCCGCAGGTCGTGCCCGGTCACCGGAAGGCTCGTTCCGGGCCGGCTCTCGTCCATCTGCCCGCGATAGACCAGTTTGCGATCGGCGTCAAAAACGAAAAAGTCCGGCGTGCACGCCGCCCGGTAGGCCTTGGCCACCTCCTGCGTCGCGTCGAACAGGTACGCAAACGGATAGCCGACCCGCTCCTTCTCCTGGGCCATCTTCTCCGGCCGGTCGTCCGGGTGGTTTTTCACGTCGTTTGAATTGATTCCGACCACCGCCACGCCCTTGTCCATGTACTCGCGGGCCAGGTCGGCCAGGCCGTACTGGACGTGCTTGACGTATGGGCAGTGGTTGCACATGAAGACCACCAACAAAGCCGGCGCGCCGTCGAAGTCCTCCAGTGTTACCGTGTTTCCTTCGGTATCCGGCAGCGAAAAGCTCGGCGCCCGCGTTCCCAACGGCAACATCGTCGATTTGACTGCCACCATGATCGTCCTCCCTTCGTGCCACGAGATGATGACATACCCCTGTATGAGAAACGATAACCTCACCGGCCCGGCGTGTCAATTAGCTTAACTTTTATCAACCTTGCCATAGGGGCGGCCATCCGATGCGGTTTATCGTGGACGCACCTCGATCGGAGCTTGTATAATCCTGCCGTTACGGCAAGGAGATCGTGATGGACGAAACCCCCGAGAGCAAAGACGAAGCGGTCGGCGGCACCGTGCTGATCGTGGATGATAACCTCCAGAACCTCGAACTGGTCCAGGCCTACCTCGAAGAACTGCCGGTCGAGACGGTCACCGCCACCGACGGCCTGCAGGCGATGGAAATGGTCGAGAAAAACCGGCCGGATCTGATCCTGCTGGACATCATGATGCCCAAAATGAGCGGCTTTGAGGTCTGCAAGAAGCTCAAGGCCAACCCGGCCACTCGCGACATCCCAATCATCATGATCACCGCCCTGCATGAGATCAGCGACATGGAGCGGGGCGTCGAGAGCGGGACCGATGACTTCCTGACCAAGCCGGTCAACAAGCTGGA
It encodes:
- a CDS encoding thioredoxin family protein; protein product: MVAVKSTMLPLGTRAPSFSLPDTEGNTVTLEDFDGAPALLVVFMCNHCPYVKHVQYGLADLAREYMDKGVAVVGINSNDVKNHPDDRPEKMAQEKERVGYPFAYLFDATQEVAKAYRAACTPDFFVFDADRKLVYRGQMDESRPGTSLPVTGHDLRMALDAALEGRTIPEDQQRPSIGCNIKWKFHNEPDYFK
- a CDS encoding response regulator; its protein translation is MDETPESKDEAVGGTVLIVDDNLQNLELVQAYLEELPVETVTATDGLQAMEMVEKNRPDLILLDIMMPKMSGFEVCKKLKANPATRDIPIIMITALHEISDMERGVESGTDDFLTKPVNKL